The following are from one region of the Streptomyces fradiae genome:
- a CDS encoding sigma-70 family RNA polymerase sigma factor yields the protein MRDDETAGSPVPAGQGEIGALVHRAVEGDEQATHDLLARVHPLALRYCRTRLNRLPGDARHFVEDLAQEVCVAVLMALPRYKDTGRPFEAFVFAIAGHKVADLQRAAMRHPGSTAVPSDEMPERPDDSLGPEERALLSDDAEWAKKLLANLPENQRELLVLRVAVGLTAEETGQMLGMSPGAVRVAQHRALSRLRALAEQ from the coding sequence ATGCGCGACGACGAGACCGCGGGATCACCCGTGCCTGCCGGGCAGGGTGAGATCGGTGCACTGGTGCACCGTGCGGTCGAGGGCGACGAGCAGGCCACCCACGACCTCCTCGCGCGCGTACATCCGCTCGCCCTGCGCTACTGCCGCACCCGGCTGAACCGGCTGCCCGGTGATGCCCGTCACTTCGTCGAGGACCTCGCGCAGGAGGTCTGCGTCGCCGTCCTCATGGCGCTGCCGCGCTACAAGGACACCGGCAGGCCCTTCGAGGCCTTCGTCTTCGCCATCGCCGGCCACAAGGTCGCCGACCTCCAGCGGGCCGCCATGCGGCACCCCGGATCGACGGCCGTGCCCTCCGACGAGATGCCCGAGCGGCCCGACGACTCCCTCGGCCCCGAGGAGCGCGCGCTCCTCAGCGACGACGCCGAATGGGCCAAGAAGCTGCTCGCCAACCTCCCGGAGAACCAGCGCGAACTCCTCGTGCTGCGGGTGGCCGTGGGGCTGACCGCCGAGGAGACCGGGCAGATGCTCGGGATGTCCCCGGGCGCGGTCCGGGTCGCCCAGCACCGCGCGCTGAGCCGGCTGCGGGCGCTCGCCGAGCAGTAG
- a CDS encoding response regulator transcription factor: MTSVLVCDDSPLAREALRRAVATVPGVERVTTAANGEEVLRRWGADRSDLILMDVRMPGLGGVETVRRLLSADPGARIIMLTVAEDLDGVALAVAAGARGYLHKDASRAELRATVTQALADPTWRLAPRRLRSAEMGAAPTLTAREIQVLEGMSHGRSNAEIGRELFLSEDTVKTHARRLFKKLGASDRAHAVALGFRWGLVR; the protein is encoded by the coding sequence ATGACATCCGTCCTCGTCTGCGACGACTCCCCGCTTGCCCGAGAGGCGCTTCGCCGCGCGGTCGCGACCGTGCCCGGCGTCGAGCGCGTGACCACCGCGGCCAACGGCGAGGAAGTCCTCCGCCGCTGGGGCGCGGACCGCTCGGACCTGATTCTGATGGACGTGCGCATGCCCGGCCTGGGCGGCGTGGAGACCGTCCGCCGGCTGCTGTCCGCGGACCCCGGCGCCCGCATCATCATGCTGACCGTCGCCGAGGACCTGGACGGCGTCGCGCTCGCCGTCGCCGCCGGTGCCCGTGGCTATCTGCACAAGGACGCCTCGCGCGCCGAGCTGCGGGCCACCGTCACCCAGGCCCTCGCCGACCCGACCTGGCGGCTCGCCCCGCGCCGGCTGCGCTCGGCCGAGATGGGCGCCGCGCCCACCCTCACCGCGCGCGAGATCCAGGTCCTGGAGGGCATGAGCCACGGCCGGTCCAACGCGGAGATCGGGCGCGAGCTCTTCCTCTCCGAGGACACGGTCAAGACCCACGCCCGGCGCCTCTTCAAGAAGCTGGGTGCCTCCGACCGGGCGCACGCGGTCGCGCTCGGATTCCGCTGGGGCCTGGTCCGCTGA
- a CDS encoding LysR family transcriptional regulator — MIEARHLRVLRAVAATGSFSAAARELGCTQPAVSQQMKALESSAGTPLLVRTGREMRLTQAGEALVRHASGILAGLTAAEEEVAAIAGLRAGRVRLVSFPSGSSALVPTALAALRAAHPGTRVSLVEAEPPRSVEMLREGDCDVALAFRYGAGPANGADAWDDLVVRPLLADRLVGLVPEAHRLAGTGSVAIGELAEDPWIAGCPRCRRQLVDVCETAGFTPRIDFATDDYPAVVGLVGAGLGVAVLPELAIDSVRPRGAVTVTVEPAVEREIVALTLPDLAQVPAVAATLDELTRAAARVGRTPEPAGA, encoded by the coding sequence ATGATCGAGGCCCGCCACCTCCGCGTCCTGCGCGCCGTCGCCGCCACCGGCTCGTTCTCCGCCGCCGCGCGCGAACTCGGCTGCACCCAGCCCGCGGTGAGCCAGCAGATGAAAGCGCTCGAATCCTCCGCGGGCACCCCGCTCCTCGTGCGCACCGGCCGCGAGATGCGGCTGACCCAGGCGGGCGAGGCCCTGGTGCGGCACGCCTCCGGCATCCTCGCCGGGCTCACCGCCGCCGAGGAGGAGGTCGCCGCCATCGCGGGCCTGCGGGCCGGCCGGGTGCGCCTGGTCTCCTTCCCCAGCGGCAGCTCAGCCCTGGTCCCCACCGCCCTCGCCGCGCTCCGCGCCGCCCACCCCGGCACCCGGGTCTCCCTGGTGGAGGCCGAGCCGCCGCGCTCGGTGGAGATGCTGCGCGAGGGCGACTGCGACGTGGCGCTCGCCTTCCGGTACGGGGCGGGGCCGGCCAACGGCGCCGACGCCTGGGACGACCTGGTGGTCCGCCCGCTGCTCGCCGACCGGCTCGTCGGCCTGGTCCCCGAGGCGCACCGGCTGGCCGGCACCGGCTCGGTCGCGATCGGCGAACTCGCCGAGGACCCCTGGATCGCGGGCTGCCCGCGCTGCCGCCGCCAACTGGTCGACGTCTGCGAGACGGCCGGCTTCACCCCGCGGATCGACTTCGCCACCGACGACTACCCGGCCGTGGTGGGCCTGGTCGGCGCGGGCCTGGGCGTGGCGGTGCTTCCGGAGCTCGCCATCGACTCCGTACGCCCGAGGGGCGCCGTCACCGTCACCGTGGAGCCCGCCGTGGAGCGGGAGATCGTGGCGCTCACCCTTCCGGACCTGGCGCAGGTCCCGGCGGTCGCCGCCACGCTCGACGAACTCACCCGCGCCGCGGCCCGCGTCGGCCGCACCCCGGAGCCCGCCGGAGCCTGA
- a CDS encoding nucleotide sugar dehydrogenase, with product MPADLAVIGLGHHGLPLARAATSAGIDTVGYDTDPRAVAELAAGRSPVDGSLTAAEIRRMLSAGFRPATDPAELGRVRTAVICAPTPPGPDGALDLGAVTDAARALAARLRPHTTVLLESPVPPGTTEGPLRALLESGSGLRAGRDFHLAYSPGRLDPGSRVHGGAHGFAVTPKVIGGLTPACTEAAAAFYGRLTDKVVRARGPREAETVKLLETNFRHVNIALVNEMAVLCHELGVDLWDVIRCAETKPYGFQAFRPGPGVGGHGVPVDTVAGHRPLRLVELAGQVNERMPQYVVQRCATLLNEHGKSARGARVLLLGVTYKPDLADRQASPADEIARRLMDLGAAVSYHDPYVPDWRVRDLPVPRADSLYEAAAHADLTILLQHHRTYDLQGLAVKAQLLLDTRGATPAGAAHRL from the coding sequence ATGCCCGCTGATCTCGCCGTCATCGGCCTCGGCCACCACGGACTCCCGCTCGCCAGGGCGGCCACCTCGGCCGGCATCGACACCGTCGGCTACGACACCGACCCACGCGCCGTCGCCGAACTCGCCGCCGGACGTTCCCCCGTGGACGGCTCCCTCACCGCCGCCGAGATCCGCCGGATGCTGTCCGCCGGCTTCCGGCCCGCCACCGACCCCGCCGAACTCGGCCGGGTCCGCACCGCCGTCATCTGCGCCCCCACCCCGCCCGGCCCGGACGGCGCCCTCGACCTCGGCGCCGTCACCGACGCCGCCCGCGCGCTCGCCGCGCGCCTTCGCCCGCACACCACCGTGCTCCTGGAGTCCCCGGTGCCGCCCGGCACCACCGAGGGCCCGCTGCGCGCACTCCTGGAGTCCGGCTCCGGGCTGCGCGCGGGCCGCGACTTCCACCTCGCGTACTCCCCCGGCCGCCTCGACCCCGGCAGCCGGGTGCACGGCGGCGCCCACGGCTTCGCCGTCACCCCCAAGGTGATCGGCGGGCTCACCCCCGCCTGCACCGAGGCCGCCGCCGCCTTCTACGGGCGCCTCACCGACAAGGTGGTGCGCGCCCGCGGGCCGCGCGAGGCGGAGACCGTCAAACTCCTGGAGACCAACTTCCGGCACGTCAACATCGCCCTCGTCAACGAGATGGCGGTGCTCTGCCACGAACTCGGCGTCGACCTCTGGGACGTCATCCGCTGCGCCGAGACCAAGCCCTACGGCTTCCAGGCCTTCCGCCCCGGCCCCGGTGTCGGCGGCCACGGAGTCCCCGTCGACACCGTCGCCGGTCACCGCCCGCTGCGGCTCGTCGAACTGGCCGGCCAGGTCAACGAGCGGATGCCGCAGTACGTCGTCCAGCGCTGCGCCACGCTCCTCAACGAGCACGGCAAGTCCGCGCGGGGCGCCCGGGTCCTGCTGCTCGGGGTCACGTACAAGCCCGATCTCGCCGACCGCCAGGCCTCGCCCGCCGACGAGATCGCCCGCCGGCTCATGGACCTCGGCGCGGCGGTCAGCTACCACGACCCGTACGTCCCCGACTGGCGCGTCCGCGACCTCCCGGTCCCGCGCGCCGACTCCCTCTACGAGGCCGCCGCCCACGCCGACCTGACGATCCTCCTGCAGCACCACCGCACCTACGACCTCCAGGGCCTCGCGGTGAAGGCCCAGCTCCTCCTCGACACCCGGGGGGCGACCCCGGCGGGCGCGGCGCACCGGCTCTGA
- a CDS encoding WhiB family transcriptional regulator, which produces MADFSRLPGPNADLWDWQLLAACRGVDSSLFFHPEGERGAARSARENSAKEVCMRCPVRAECAAHALAVREPYGVWGGLTEDEREELMGRARNRLVTTAAASATAAAAARASAAGPAGLTTHV; this is translated from the coding sequence ATGGCAGATTTCTCCCGCCTTCCCGGACCCAACGCCGATCTGTGGGACTGGCAGCTCCTCGCGGCCTGCCGCGGGGTCGACAGCTCCCTGTTCTTCCACCCCGAGGGAGAGCGCGGCGCGGCACGGAGTGCGCGCGAGAACTCGGCGAAAGAGGTCTGCATGCGGTGCCCGGTGCGCGCGGAGTGCGCGGCACACGCGCTCGCCGTACGCGAGCCCTACGGCGTCTGGGGCGGCCTCACCGAGGACGAACGCGAGGAACTCATGGGCCGGGCGCGCAATCGCCTGGTCACCACGGCGGCCGCGTCGGCGACGGCGGCGGCAGCAGCCCGGGCGTCCGCGGCCGGTCCCGCCGGCCTGACGACGCACGTCTGA
- the guaB gene encoding IMP dehydrogenase, whose translation MTNVDGVPEKFATLGLTYDDVLLLPGASEVLPNAVDTSSRISRNVRVNIPLLSAAMDKVTESRMAIAMARLGGVGVLHRNLSVEDQVNQVDLVKRSESGMVTDPITVHPEATLAEADALCAKFRISGVPVTDPAGKLLGIVTNRDMAFESDRSRQVREVMTPMPLVTGTVGISGVDAMELLRRHKIEKLPLVDDKGVLKGLITVKDFVKAEKYPNAAKDAEGRLLVGAAVGASPESLERAQALAAAGVDFLVVDTSHGHNSNALSWMAKIKSSVNVDVIGGNVATRDGAQAMIDAGVDGIKVGVGPGSICTTRVVAGIGVPQITAIYEASLAARSAGIPLIGDGGLQYSGDIGKALAAGADTVMLGSLLAGCEESPGELLFINGKQFKSYRGMGSLGAMQSRGQGRSYSKDRYFQADVASDDKLVPEGIEGQVPYRGPLANVLHQLVGGLRQTMGYVGAATVAEMESKGRFVRITAAGLKESHPHDIQMTVEAPNYSRK comes from the coding sequence ATGACCAACGTCGACGGAGTGCCCGAGAAATTCGCGACACTCGGGCTGACCTACGACGATGTGCTGTTGCTGCCGGGTGCATCCGAGGTGCTCCCCAACGCGGTCGACACCTCGTCCCGCATCTCCCGCAATGTCCGGGTGAACATCCCGCTGCTCTCCGCGGCGATGGACAAGGTGACCGAGTCCCGCATGGCCATCGCCATGGCCCGCCTCGGCGGCGTCGGCGTGCTGCACCGCAACCTGTCCGTCGAGGACCAGGTCAACCAGGTCGACCTGGTGAAGCGCTCCGAGTCCGGCATGGTCACCGACCCGATCACCGTGCACCCGGAGGCCACCCTCGCCGAGGCGGACGCGCTCTGCGCCAAGTTCCGCATCAGCGGCGTCCCGGTCACCGACCCGGCCGGCAAGCTGCTCGGCATCGTCACCAACCGCGACATGGCCTTCGAGAGCGACCGCAGCCGCCAGGTCCGCGAGGTCATGACCCCGATGCCGCTGGTCACCGGCACGGTCGGCATCTCCGGCGTCGACGCCATGGAGCTGCTGCGCCGCCACAAGATCGAGAAGCTGCCGCTGGTCGACGACAAGGGCGTCCTCAAGGGCCTCATCACGGTCAAGGACTTCGTCAAGGCGGAGAAGTACCCGAACGCGGCGAAGGACGCCGAGGGCCGGCTGCTCGTCGGCGCCGCCGTCGGCGCCAGCCCGGAGTCCCTGGAGCGCGCCCAGGCGCTCGCCGCCGCCGGTGTGGACTTCCTGGTCGTCGACACCTCGCACGGCCACAACAGCAACGCGCTGAGCTGGATGGCGAAGATCAAGTCCAGCGTGAACGTCGACGTGATCGGCGGCAACGTCGCCACCCGCGACGGCGCGCAGGCGATGATCGACGCCGGTGTCGACGGCATCAAGGTCGGCGTCGGCCCGGGCTCCATCTGCACCACCCGCGTGGTCGCCGGCATCGGCGTCCCGCAGATCACCGCCATCTACGAGGCCTCCCTCGCGGCCCGTTCGGCGGGCATCCCGCTGATCGGCGACGGCGGCCTGCAGTACTCCGGCGACATCGGCAAGGCGCTGGCCGCCGGCGCCGACACCGTGATGCTCGGCAGCCTGCTCGCGGGCTGCGAGGAGTCGCCCGGCGAGCTGCTCTTCATCAACGGCAAGCAGTTCAAGTCGTACCGCGGCATGGGCTCGCTCGGCGCCATGCAGTCCCGCGGCCAGGGCCGGTCCTACTCCAAGGACCGCTACTTCCAGGCCGACGTCGCCTCCGACGACAAGCTCGTGCCCGAGGGCATCGAGGGCCAGGTGCCCTACCGCGGCCCGCTGGCCAACGTGCTGCACCAGCTCGTCGGCGGCCTGCGCCAGACCATGGGCTACGTGGGCGCGGCCACCGTCGCCGAGATGGAGTCCAAGGGCCGGTTCGTCCGGATCACCGCGGCGGGCCTCAAGGAGAGCCACCCGCACGACATCCAGATGACGGTCGAGGCGCCGAACTACAGCCGGAAGTAA
- a CDS encoding GuaB3 family IMP dehydrogenase-related protein: MTEIEIGRGKRGRRAYAFDDIAVVPSRRTRDPKEVSIAWQIDAYRFELPFLAAPMDSVVSPQTAIHIGELGGLGVLNLEGLWTRYEDPQPLLDEIAELDEATATRRLQEIYAAPIKEELIGQRIKEVRDSGVVTAAALSPQRTAQFSKAVVDAGVDIFVIRGTTVSAEHVSGAAEPLNLKQFIYELDVPVIVGGCATYTAALHLMRTGAAGVLVGFGGGAAHTTRNVLGIQVPMATAVADVAAARRDYMDESGGRYVHVIADGGVGWSGDLPKAIACGADAVMMGSPLARATDAPGKGHHWGMEAVHEDVPRGKLVDLGMVGTTEEILAGPSHTPDGSMNFFGALRRAMATTGYSELKEFQRVEVTVAESEHKR, from the coding sequence GTGACTGAGATCGAGATCGGGCGCGGCAAGCGCGGCCGCAGGGCGTACGCGTTCGACGACATCGCCGTCGTACCGAGCCGGCGCACCCGGGACCCGAAGGAGGTCTCGATCGCCTGGCAGATCGACGCCTACCGCTTCGAGCTGCCCTTCCTGGCCGCCCCCATGGACTCGGTCGTCTCGCCGCAGACCGCCATCCACATCGGCGAGCTCGGCGGCCTCGGCGTGCTGAACCTCGAGGGCCTGTGGACCCGCTACGAGGACCCGCAGCCGCTGCTCGACGAGATCGCCGAGCTCGACGAGGCCACCGCGACCCGCCGTCTGCAGGAGATCTACGCGGCGCCGATCAAGGAGGAGCTGATCGGGCAGCGCATCAAGGAGGTGCGCGACTCGGGCGTGGTCACCGCCGCCGCGCTCTCCCCGCAGCGCACCGCGCAGTTCTCCAAGGCCGTGGTCGACGCCGGCGTGGACATCTTCGTCATCCGCGGCACCACCGTCTCCGCCGAGCACGTCTCCGGCGCCGCCGAGCCGCTCAACCTCAAGCAGTTCATCTACGAGCTCGACGTCCCCGTGATCGTCGGCGGCTGCGCCACCTACACCGCCGCCCTGCACCTGATGCGCACCGGCGCCGCGGGCGTCCTGGTCGGCTTCGGCGGCGGCGCCGCGCACACCACGCGCAACGTGCTCGGCATCCAGGTCCCGATGGCCACCGCCGTCGCGGACGTGGCCGCGGCCCGCCGCGACTACATGGACGAGTCCGGCGGCCGTTACGTGCACGTCATCGCCGACGGCGGCGTGGGCTGGTCCGGCGACCTCCCGAAGGCGATCGCCTGCGGCGCCGACGCGGTCATGATGGGCTCCCCGCTGGCCCGCGCCACGGACGCGCCCGGCAAGGGCCACCACTGGGGCATGGAGGCCGTCCACGAGGACGTGCCGCGCGGCAAGCTGGTCGACCTCGGCATGGTCGGCACCACCGAGGAGATCCTCGCGGGCCCGTCCCACACCCCCGACGGCTCGATGAACTTCTTCGGCGCCCTGCGCCGCGCGATGGCCACCACGGGCTACAGCGAGCTCAAGGAGTTCCAGCGCGTCGAGGTCACGGTCGCGGAGTCCGAGCACAAGCGCTGA